From Saccharibacillus brassicae:
GCGTCCCGCCTGCGGCCGTTCCTGGCGGAACATCGGGCCGATGTAGAACAGCTTGGATACGTCGGGCTCGCCGTAGATTTTGTTCTCCACGTAGGCCCGCACGACGCCTGCCGTACCTTCCGGCCGCAGCGTCATGCCGCGCCCTCCCATATCCTGGAACGAGAACATTTCTTTTTGCACAATATCCGTCGTCTCGCCTACGCCGCGCTGGAACAGCTGCGTGTATTCGAAGATCGGCGTGCGAATTTCGCGATAGTTGAAACGTCTGGACAAGTCGCGGGCTTTATTCTCCACGTACTGCCATTTTTCTACCGTACCCGGCAGAAAATCGAGCGTGCCTTTTGGCTTTTGAAAATCCATGTTGTTTTCCCTTCCTTTCCGGCCTGCGCGTCCGGGTTCTTTTTATAACATACCAAAAAGCCCCACGTCCGCCGTCTATGCCGCTATCTTACGCATAGTACAGGGACGAGGGACCGTATAAACGAATCTCCCGTGGTGCCACCCACATTTCGGGTCTTCTGCTTGGCATGCCGGATATTCCCCGCATCCCTTACAGTCACAACCCGCTTCATTGAAGACGGTTAACGCCCGCCTGATCTCGCGCATCGGCTACTTGAACTCCAAAAAGCGAAGCCGGATACGAAATCCGCCGCTTTTTCCGTCGTTCGCCGTGCGTTCTCGGGGAGGTCTTTGGTCCGGCCGCCGCGCGGAATTCTTCCAGCCATGGAATTCCTCTCTTGTGCGCCTTGGGATCGGACTACTTTTTCCCGTCATCGAATCCTGATATTCGCCGCAAGCTTCCTGCCGGACCGGCCAGAAAATACTTACTGCGCTTGTTATATTTTATGATTGTAATCAAGTACATGATTAAAGTCAACCGTTTGGTCTGCGCAAAATCGGTTCCCTGCACATGGTTGCGCTTACTTGGTGAATCTGTGCGCAAAAAAAGGGCCCTCAGGCAGATGCCTGGGGCCTTCCAAATATATCTAAGGGGGTCATACGTTTAATATAACCGCTTCTTGTTAAGGAAAGATGAACCGTACATTACGGTTGTATGACAACTTGCCCGCGAAGCTCGGATCAATCGTATACGTGCACGTAGCCGTTGTTGTTGCGCAGCTTGCGTACGACGTCTTTGTAGTCTTCGTCTTTGACTTTGACGGAAAGCGTGTAAGACAAATCGCGCAGATCCTTGTCGGAAGCGTCATCATAATTGTCTTCGTCAACGTCCTTTTTGTCGATCGGCTGACCGCCGATATCGCCCGACTCGCTGTGGGCCGGAACCGGAACGGCCTGATCGCCGATCATGCTGCCCGCGCTGCCGGAACCGACTGCGCCGCCGTTGAAGCCCGCGTTCGTCGTGCCGGACAATGGAACCAATGGAACGACGACGCGTCCGGTGCCGCCGTTATTTCCGCCGTATCCGACGCCGCCCTGCAGTTCTCCGACTTCGAGCTGCTCGGTGGTGAACGTCATCAGACTCATTCTTGCGCCTTCCGCTTCGCTTTCGGTTTTGAAATAAGCTTGGATATGTTTGGACATTGTAATTCCCTCCTTTGGAATGGGCATTCGTCAAAACGATCGGTGGTTCCGTCGGGTCGGATTCTTGGGAGTCTATGAGGAAGCAAAACCGGCAGAGCCGGCTTTACCGAACCTTCAGGACAGCACTTTCAGGATTTCGCGTACGAAGGCCGGTTCGTCATCCGGTGTGCGGGACGTAATGAAGTTCCCGTCCACCACGACCTCTTCGTCTTTGAACTGTGCGCCGGCATTGACCATATCGTCCTGCAGAGGCGGATACGAAGTGATCGTGCGGCCTTGCAGCAGATCGGCGCTGGCCAAAATTTGCGGGCCGTGGCAGATCGACGCGATCGGCTTCTTCGCTGCGTTCACGTCTTTGACGAATTGGAGCACATGCGGATCGAGGCGCAGATTCTCCGGCGAGGAACCGCCCGGAATGACGACGGCGTCGTAGTCCGACGCTTTCGCTTCGGAGATCGCCTTGTCCGTCGTATATTCGGCTTTTCCCAGTTTGCCTTTGACCGTTTCTCCGGCCTGGAGTCCGATGATATCCGCCGTATGACCGGCTTTTTTCAACTCGTCGTACGGAACCTGCATTTCGGAATCTTCGAATTCGTTGGCTAGCAAAAATGCGACTTTACTCATATCGGTTCAGAACTCCTCTCTATCCTCCGTGATGTAAGCTGTTCTCGCTTTCTTATTACCCTGCCGACTTGGAATTCAAAACAAACGCCGAAAAAGAAAAGCCGCCCCGGCTGCCCGTGAAGGCGGCCGAAGCGGCTTGCAATGTTGAGGCGATCAATCGCGGCTGTCGACGATCAACGTGACCGGTCCCCAGTTGACGAGCGAGACGTCCATCATGGCGCCGAACGTGCCGGTCTCGACCGTCAGTCCTTTGGCCCGCAGCGCTTCGTTGAACGCTTCGTAGAGCGCCAACGCCGGTTCCGGGCGCGCGGCGGCCATGAAGTTGGGACGCCGGCCTTTGCGGCAGTCGCCGTACAGCGTGAACTGGGACACCGACAACACCGCTCCGCCGATATCCTGGACGCTGTAGTTCATCCGGCCGTCCCCGTCTTCGAAAATGCGCAGCCCGGCCGTTTTGTCGGCCAGGTACTGCGCGTCTTTTTCCGTATCGTCGCCCGTCACGCCCACGAGCACCGTCAAGCCCGCGTCGATCCGGCCGACGACCTGCCCGTCGACTTCGACGGACGCCCGTTTGCAGCGTTGAATCACGAGTCTCATGGAAGCTCGAACTCCTTCTTCACCGGGCGCGGCCTGAAGGCCGCCGCCCGTTTATTGCATGATCCGGTGAACCGTGTACACGTCGCGCACACGCTTGATCCGTTCCACGACCGATTGCAGATGCTCGGTGTTGCGGATCAGAATCGTAATATGCACCAGCGCCATTTTGTTTTTGTCCGCGCGTCCCGAGACGGCGGTCATATTCGTTTTGCTTTCCGACACGGCCTGCAGCACTTCGTTCAGGAAATCGCGGCGGTCGAGTCCCGTAATCTCGATATCGACGCTGAAGTTCGATTCCACCGCGTCTTCCCATTCGACTTCGATGACGCGCGCCGCTTCCTGGCCGTCGTTCGCGCCCGGAATGTTCGTACAGTCGGAGCGGTGGACAGACACGCCGCGCCCGCGGGTAATATAGCCGACGATGTCGTCGCCCGGCACCGGATTGCAGCAGCGCGCGAAGCGAACGAGCAGATTGCTTGCACCTTTGACTTTGACGCCGTTGGTCGGACGCTTCTTCTCTTTGTCCGCCGGGGCCGCTTTGACTTCGCGCACCTCGTTGGTCAATTCCAGATGGTTGCTGCTTTCTTCCTGCTCGCGGCGCCATTTTTCCGTCAGTCGGGTGATGACCTGCGAAGCGGTGATGCCGTTGAAGCCGATCGCGGACAGCATGTCGTCGGTATCGTTGAACGCGAATTTGTTGGCCACTTCAAGCAGCTTGTCGTCGGTCAGCCATTCCGAGACTTCGAGCCCGAGCTTTTTGATCTCGCGCTCCAGACCGTCCCGGCCTTTTTCGACATTTTCTTCGCGCCGTTCTTTTTTAAACCACTGTTTAATTTTACTGCGCGCATGCGAGGATTGAGCGATTTTGACCCAATCCTGACTCGGTCCGTACGAATGTTTGGATGTCAAAATCTCCACGATATCGCCGGTTTTGAGTTTGTGGTCGAGCGGGACGATCCGCCCGTTCACTTTGGAGCCGATCGTCCGGTTGCCGATTTCCGTATGGATGCGGTAAGCGAAATCGAGCGGTCCCGAACCGGTCGGAAGCTCGATGACCTGTCCTTTGGGCGTGAACACGAAGACGAGATCGGAGAAGAAATCCATCTTGAGCGATTCGACAAATTCCGACGCGTCTTTGGCTTCGTTTTGCAGCTCGATGATTTCTTTGAAAAACGGCATTTTGTTCTCGATCCCGCCGCCTGTCGCCGTCGTGCCTTCTTTGTAGGCCCAGTGGGCCGCGATGCCGAATTCCGCCGTGCGGTGCATGTCCCAGGTGCGGATCTGCACTTCGGTCGGTTCCCCGTTCGGGCCGACGACCGTCGTATGCAGCGATTGATACATGTTCGCTTTAGGCATGGCGATATAATCTTTGAACCGTCCGGGCATCGGCTTCCACAGCGTATGGATGATGCCGAGCGTGGCGTAACAGTCTTTGACGTTGTCGACGAGCACGCGGATCGCCAGCAGATCGTAAATTTCGTTGAACTGCTTGTTTTTGCTCGTCATTTTTTTGTATACGCTATAAATATGCTTCGGGCGTCCCGACAGATCGGCTTCCACGCCCATTTCGTCCAACTTTTCGTTGATCCGTCCGATGACGTCGGAGATGAACTGCTCGCGCTCGGCGCGCTTTTTGTGCATCAGGTTGGCGATCCGGTAATACTGCTGGGGATTCAGGTACCGCAGCGCGATATCTTCCATCTCCCATTTGATCGCCGAAATACCGAGCCGGTCGGCGACGGGACAGAAAATTTCCAGCGTCTCGTAGGCGATCCGCCGCTGTCCTTCTTCCGACTGGTGCTTGAGCGTGCGCATATTGTGCAGCCGGTCGGCCAGCTTGATCACGATGACGCGAATATCCTGCGCCATGGCGATAAACATCTTGCGGTAATTTTCGTTCTGCTGTTCTTCCTTGGATCGGAATTTGATTCGTTCGAGCTTGGTCAATCCGTCGACGAGCATGGCGCACGTCTCGCCGAAGTGCTCGCGGATCTCGTCGAGCGATACGGTCGTATCTTCGACTACGTCGTGCAGGAGGGCCGCTTCGATAGACGTGGTGTCCATCTGCATGCCCACGACAATATCTGCAACCGCCAGCGGGTGCAGAATATACGGCTCGCCGGATTTTCGGACCTGCCCGGAATGGGCCTGATCGGCGAATTCGTAGGCTTCCCGAATGCGGGGGAGGTCCGATTCACGGATATAAACGGACGCCTTTTCAAGTAATCGTTCAATGCCCATTGAGTCCTTTCCGATTCCTTTCTATAAGAAAATGAAGCCTGCTTGCGGAATTCGCATTCAGGCGTATCGATAGGGTTTTCCTTTCATTATGCCTTTTAGGTGTATCGCCGTCAATGCGTGCACGGAAATTGTTGCTTTCTTCACCAAAAGCTCATCGCTGCGGGACGGGACGGGCTTTTTGACGGGAAATGTGCTAAACCCGAAAGTTATTGCGTATTTTGGCGAAAATGTTATTGAAAAAAAACAAAAACCTCTATAATCTAGTTAAGATGATCAAGCGCGTACGGATTTTGCCGCTTCGGCTTACGCTTTATGCCGGATTGTTACCCGTTTTTCTCATCCGCCTTGAGCCGCTCTCCGATCGACCGGAGCGGCTCCAACCTATGCCCTAAGGAGTGAGCGTCTTTGCAGCGTGAAATTCAAGTCAACGAAAGGCCGGGCTTCGGTCCGGGCCTGCTGCTCAGTTTGCAGCATCTGTTCGCCATGTTCGGCAGTACCGTCCTCGTCCCGAACCTGTTCGGCGTGGACCCGAGCGTCATCCTGCTGATGAACGGGATCGGCACCCTGCTCTACATCCTGATCTGCAAAGGCAAGATTCCGGCTTACCTCGGTTCGAGCTTCGCGTTTCTCGGCCCGGTCGGCGTCGTGCTGGCCTGGTCCGGCGACCACATGGACAATTACTCCAAAGCGCTGGGCGCCTTCATCGTAATCGGGATCGTCTTCGTGCTCGTCGCCCTGCTCGTCAAAGTCGCCGGCACGGCCTGGATCGACTTCCTGTTCCCGCCCGTCGTCATGGGCTGCGTCGTCGCCCTGATCGGCCTTGAACTGCTGCCGGTCGCGGCGGACCTGGCCGGCCTGCTCGGCACGAAGGACGCCGTCACCGGAGCCGTCGCCTACAACGCCAACGCGATCTGGATCTCGATCATCACGCTGAGCGTCACCGTGCTCGGAGCCGTGCTGTTCCGCGGCTTCCCGAAAATCATCCATATCCTGATCGGTATCGCGGTCGGCTATATCGTCGCTTACCTCATGGGCGAAGTGAATACGGCGGCCGTGGCCCAGGCCGACTTCCTCTCCTGGCCGGACTTCACGACGCCGAGTTGGGACGTTGCGGCGATCCTGACCATTCTGCCGGCCGCGCTCGTCGTCATTGTCGAGCATGTCGGCCACCTGCTGGTCACGAGCAACATCGTCGGCAAAGACCTGTCCAAAGATCCCGGCCTGCACCGTTCGCTGCTGGGCAACGGCATCTCGACCGTCCTGTCGGGCTTCGTCGGCTCGACGCCGAACACGACGTACGGCGAGAATATCGGCGTCATGGCACTCACGCGCGTCTACTCCGTGTTCGTCGTAGGCGGAGCGGCCGTTATCGCCATCTTGCTGTCGTTCTCCGGCACGTTCTCCTCAGCAATCGCCAACATCCCGGGACCGGTTATGGGCGGCGTGTCGCTGCTGCTGTTCGGCGTCATCGCCGTATCGGGCCTGCGCATTCTGGTCGAGCAAAAAGTCGATTTCTCCAAATCGGTCAACATGCTGCTCGCCGCGCTCATTCTGGGCGTCGGACTCAGCGGCATCACCCTTACGATCGGCAGCGTCTCGCTCAAGGGCATGGCGCTTGCGACGATCGTCGGCATCGTCGTGAACGTCGTGTTCCGCTTGATCGTGCTGGTCGGACTTTCCAACGAAAAAGAAGAGCCTTCGACGGAAACGAAAACGCCGGATCTGTAATCGAACGCTGCAAGTCGGGTAAAAAAAGAAAAAAGGCCGTGCGCCCCTTCCGAGGAAGGAGAACACGGCCTTTTTTGTGTAGGCTGCACGAGTTATTTTCCCATGATACGGAGTTGTGGAGAAGAATCGCTGCCGCTCCATGTTATAGGAAAATAATTCATGTGACGCTGGGCCTTACCTGCCCTAAGCGCTTTTTGCCAAACTTCCGATTCGAACCTCCCTTTATTGAAGCTTGTCTTTATTGCAGTCTGCCTCTACTGAAGCTTGTCTCCGCCGGGCTTCGATTTCATCGGAATGATCTTCGTGACGAACTTGTGCACCATCGCCGATTCCTTGGTCAGGAAAGGTCCGAGTACGGCCAGGATCAAAACGTAAATCGCCGCGAAAGGCTGAAGAATCGCCATCAATCCGCCGGCCGCGCCCAGATTCGCCATGATAATGGAAAATTCGCCGCGCGATACGATCGTTAAGCCGACGTTGGACGAAGCTTTGGGCGACAAATTGCCCGTGCGCCCAGCCAGCATGCCCGCCGTGTAGTTGCCGATGATCGTCAGAATGACCGCGCCGATCGCAAGCCATACCGCGCTGCCTTTGAGGCTGAGCGGATCGATCGTCAAGCCGAAGCTGAAGAAGAACAAAGCGCCGAAGAAATCGCGGAACGGCAGAATCGCTTTTTCGATCCGGTGCATATGCTTCGTCTCCGCCAATACGAGGCCGACGAGCAGGGCGCCGATCGCTTCCGCCACGTGGATCGTTTCGGAGAAGCCGGCTACGAGGAACAGCATCGCGAACACCGTCGTCAAAAAGACTTCGTTCGAAGAAATGCCGAGCAGTTTGTTCAGCACCGGCACGAGCAGTCTGCCGACGACCAGCACGAGCAGCATGTATCCGAGCGCGATGCCCGCGGACAGCAGGATGCCGCCGAGCGTGGTCGCTCCGCTGAGCAGAAGACCGGACAAGATGGACAGGTACACGGCGAGGAACACGTCCTCGAACATGATGATGCCCAGAATCATTTCCGTCTCCGGGTTGGCCGTCCGTCTCAGGTCGACGAGAACCTTGGCCACGATGGCGCTGGACGAAATGGTCGTAACCCCCGCGATAACGAGCGTTTCGAGAATCGGAAAACCGCAGATAAAGCCGTACAGCAGTCCGAGCGTGAAATTGATGCCGATATAAATGGAACCGCCGATTGCGATCGACTTGCCGGCTTTGGCCAGGCGTCCGACCGAAAATTCGAGTCCCAGATAGAACAGCAGGAAGATGACGCCGAGCCGGCCCATGAAGTTGATCAGCTCCGCGCTTTCGATAAAGCGCAGGTCGATCAACCCGAAATGCGGCGCATGCGGCCCGACGGCCATGCCGGCGAGAATGTAGAACGGAACGACGGAGAAGCGGAGCTTAACGGACAGGAACCCGGCGAGCGCGATAAGCAGTACCGCGATCCCGACTTCGAATACCATATGGTCCATTACGCCTCACCTGCTTCCAGCATCCTTTTCAACGTCTGAATGTTTTGGCGTTCTCCGGCCACGACGAGCGTCATGCCTTCGGCCAGCACGTATTCCGGTCCCGGACTTACGGTCTGCTTGTGCGACGTTTCGATAGCCGCGATCACGATCGTTCCGGTATTTTCCCGGATCTTCAAATCGCCGATCGAACGCCCGATCGCTTTCATGCCTTTTTTGAGCTTGTACCATTCGATCGACAGCTGGTCCAGCGTATGCTCGACTTTCTCGAGCGCTGTCGGCTGGTAGTTCATACCGCCCACGATGCCGCCCAACTGGCGGGCTTCGGTGTCGGTCAGCGTCATGACGCTCATCAACTCCTCCGGATCCTCCGGCGACGGACAGAACAGTTCGCGCTTGCCGTCTTCATGCAAAATCACGATGAAGCGGTCGCCTTCTTCGGTGTCGATCAGGAATTTACGCCCGATTCCCGGAAGGTCGGTTTCTCTAATGACGGACATGGTATCCCCTCCTTAACCTGTAAAATGCGGACCGGGTAAAAAGAACCGCCCAAAACGAAAAGAGGCTCTTTTTCCGAGTCTCCCCCTACTCTACGGCCCGCAATCGAAAAGGTTTCAAAAAAAGGCGATTTATTTTCGTTTTTTGTTCTTTTGGGCTTAAAAAGCACTAAACATAAACAAAACCCGTCATTTGCTCCCGCTTGCTGCGCAGGATGTCAAATAACGGGTCTTTAAGCTCTTATTTAATAAAATCGGAACGACATCGAGCCGGCTTGCGGACGCTTATCAGCCTTTGATCAGGTTGAACACTTCGACGTCTTCCAGGCGGCCGCGGCCGTTCAGCTCTTCCAGTTCGATCAGGAAAGCCGCGCCGACAACGTTGCCGCCGAGCTGGCGAACGAGGCTGACGGACGTGGCGATCGTGCCGCCGGTCGCGAGCAGATCGTCCGCGATCAGAACGTTTTGCCCTTCTTTGACAGCGTCGATATGCATAGCGAGCGTGTCTTTGCCGTATTCGAGATCGTATTCGATTTCAACGGTCTGGTAAGGCAGTTTGCCGACTTTGCGAATCGGCACGAAGCCGACGCCGAGCGCGTAAGCCAGCGGCGCGCCGACGACGAATCCGCGTGCTTCCGGTCCGGCGATCAGGTCGATTTGCAGATGTTCGACCTGTTTCTTCAGAGCGTCGATCGCCTCGCGATACGCCGGTCCGTTGCCGAGCAGGGTCGTGATGTCTTTAAAGCTGATGCCCGGTTTCGGAAAATCGGGAATCACGCGAATATGTTCGTTAAAATCCAAATCAATCTCCTCCTAAGTCTGGTTTCCCGGATGGGACGGCGAAAGAACGGCTTCCGCCCTCTTACACCGAA
This genomic window contains:
- a CDS encoding type 1 glutamine amidotransferase domain-containing protein, whose translation is MSKVAFLLANEFEDSEMQVPYDELKKAGHTADIIGLQAGETVKGKLGKAEYTTDKAISEAKASDYDAVVIPGGSSPENLRLDPHVLQFVKDVNAAKKPIASICHGPQILASADLLQGRTITSYPPLQDDMVNAGAQFKDEEVVVDGNFITSRTPDDEPAFVREILKVLS
- the dtd gene encoding D-aminoacyl-tRNA deacylase; translated protein: MRLVIQRCKRASVEVDGQVVGRIDAGLTVLVGVTGDDTEKDAQYLADKTAGLRIFEDGDGRMNYSVQDIGGAVLSVSQFTLYGDCRKGRRPNFMAAARPEPALALYEAFNEALRAKGLTVETGTFGAMMDVSLVNWGPVTLIVDSRD
- a CDS encoding RelA/SpoT family protein, coding for MGIERLLEKASVYIRESDLPRIREAYEFADQAHSGQVRKSGEPYILHPLAVADIVVGMQMDTTSIEAALLHDVVEDTTVSLDEIREHFGETCAMLVDGLTKLERIKFRSKEEQQNENYRKMFIAMAQDIRVIVIKLADRLHNMRTLKHQSEEGQRRIAYETLEIFCPVADRLGISAIKWEMEDIALRYLNPQQYYRIANLMHKKRAEREQFISDVIGRINEKLDEMGVEADLSGRPKHIYSVYKKMTSKNKQFNEIYDLLAIRVLVDNVKDCYATLGIIHTLWKPMPGRFKDYIAMPKANMYQSLHTTVVGPNGEPTEVQIRTWDMHRTAEFGIAAHWAYKEGTTATGGGIENKMPFFKEIIELQNEAKDASEFVESLKMDFFSDLVFVFTPKGQVIELPTGSGPLDFAYRIHTEIGNRTIGSKVNGRIVPLDHKLKTGDIVEILTSKHSYGPSQDWVKIAQSSHARSKIKQWFKKERREENVEKGRDGLEREIKKLGLEVSEWLTDDKLLEVANKFAFNDTDDMLSAIGFNGITASQVITRLTEKWRREQEESSNHLELTNEVREVKAAPADKEKKRPTNGVKVKGASNLLVRFARCCNPVPGDDIVGYITRGRGVSVHRSDCTNIPGANDGQEAARVIEVEWEDAVESNFSVDIEITGLDRRDFLNEVLQAVSESKTNMTAVSGRADKNKMALVHITILIRNTEHLQSVVERIKRVRDVYTVHRIMQ
- the uraA gene encoding uracil permease; protein product: MQREIQVNERPGFGPGLLLSLQHLFAMFGSTVLVPNLFGVDPSVILLMNGIGTLLYILICKGKIPAYLGSSFAFLGPVGVVLAWSGDHMDNYSKALGAFIVIGIVFVLVALLVKVAGTAWIDFLFPPVVMGCVVALIGLELLPVAADLAGLLGTKDAVTGAVAYNANAIWISIITLSVTVLGAVLFRGFPKIIHILIGIAVGYIVAYLMGEVNTAAVAQADFLSWPDFTTPSWDVAAILTILPAALVVIVEHVGHLLVTSNIVGKDLSKDPGLHRSLLGNGISTVLSGFVGSTPNTTYGENIGVMALTRVYSVFVVGGAAVIAILLSFSGTFSSAIANIPGPVMGGVSLLLFGVIAVSGLRILVEQKVDFSKSVNMLLAALILGVGLSGITLTIGSVSLKGMALATIVGIVVNVVFRLIVLVGLSNEKEEPSTETKTPDL
- a CDS encoding cation:proton antiporter; this translates as MDHMVFEVGIAVLLIALAGFLSVKLRFSVVPFYILAGMAVGPHAPHFGLIDLRFIESAELINFMGRLGVIFLLFYLGLEFSVGRLAKAGKSIAIGGSIYIGINFTLGLLYGFICGFPILETLVIAGVTTISSSAIVAKVLVDLRRTANPETEMILGIIMFEDVFLAVYLSILSGLLLSGATTLGGILLSAGIALGYMLLVLVVGRLLVPVLNKLLGISSNEVFLTTVFAMLFLVAGFSETIHVAEAIGALLVGLVLAETKHMHRIEKAILPFRDFFGALFFFSFGLTIDPLSLKGSAVWLAIGAVILTIIGNYTAGMLAGRTGNLSPKASSNVGLTIVSRGEFSIIMANLGAAGGLMAILQPFAAIYVLILAVLGPFLTKESAMVHKFVTKIIPMKSKPGGDKLQ
- a CDS encoding cation:proton antiporter regulatory subunit gives rise to the protein MSVIRETDLPGIGRKFLIDTEEGDRFIVILHEDGKRELFCPSPEDPEELMSVMTLTDTEARQLGGIVGGMNYQPTALEKVEHTLDQLSIEWYKLKKGMKAIGRSIGDLKIRENTGTIVIAAIETSHKQTVSPGPEYVLAEGMTLVVAGERQNIQTLKRMLEAGEA
- a CDS encoding adenine phosphoribosyltransferase — its product is MDFNEHIRVIPDFPKPGISFKDITTLLGNGPAYREAIDALKKQVEHLQIDLIAGPEARGFVVGAPLAYALGVGFVPIRKVGKLPYQTVEIEYDLEYGKDTLAMHIDAVKEGQNVLIADDLLATGGTIATSVSLVRQLGGNVVGAAFLIELEELNGRGRLEDVEVFNLIKG